The DNA sequence AAGAACAGGCTCGGCAGGGATATGATCAAGAAGCTGAAGGTATACCGCGGCGCCGACCACGGCCATGCCGCCCAGAAACCTGAACTCATAAAAATCACGAAATAAGGAGCAGAGGGAATGGCCGCAATAAAATACTACGCGACAGGAAGAAGAAAGAGGTCGATCGCCCGGGTTACGCTCGTCCCGGGGAAGGGCACCATCACCGTCAACAGCAAAGAGATAGACACCTATTTCCCGAGGGAGACCTTGCGGATGATCATCAGGCAGCCGCTCCAGGTGGCCGGCGTCACCGGCAAGTTCGATGTCGTGGCGCTCGTGAACGGCGGCGGGCTGAGCGGCCAGGCAGGCGCCTTGAGGCACGGCATCTCCCGGGCGCTGGTGAGTGTGGATGCGGAGATGAAGTCCAAGCTCAAGAAAGAGGGGCTCCTCACGAGAGACCCGCGAGAGGTCGAGAGAAAGAAGTACGGCCTTGCCGGTGCGAGGAGGAGATTCCAGTTCTCCAAGCGTTAATCACCCCCTCGTCATAGCGATGATGGATACCGTAGGGCCCGTTCCGGAGAACGGGCCTTATGTTTTAGGAAGCAAAGGGAAATCATTATAAAAGTGTAAGGATGGAGACCGATGGTTAAGATAGCGATCTGCGGCGGAAGCGGGTATACGGGGGCGGAGCTGCTCCGGATCCTTTTATTGCACCCGGAAGCGACGATAACGGCGGTAACGTCCGAGAAGTCAGCGGGCAGGCGGGTTACCGATCTCTTCCCCCATCTGAGCCGGTACCGGACACTCGTCTACGAGCCGATGGAGAAGGAGAAGCTGCTCGACAAGGCCGACCTCTTTTTCATGGCCCTGCCCCATGCCGCCTCCCAGGA is a window from the Nitrospirota bacterium genome containing:
- the rpsI gene encoding 30S ribosomal protein S9, producing the protein MAAIKYYATGRRKRSIARVTLVPGKGTITVNSKEIDTYFPRETLRMIIRQPLQVAGVTGKFDVVALVNGGGLSGQAGALRHGISRALVSVDAEMKSKLKKEGLLTRDPREVERKKYGLAGARRRFQFSKR